One segment of Acidianus sp. HS-5 DNA contains the following:
- the sul7d gene encoding Sul7d family chromatin protein, whose protein sequence is MTSVKFKYKGEEKEVDISKVKKVWRVGKMVSFTYDDNGKTGRGAVSEKDAPKELLDKLEKK, encoded by the coding sequence ATGACTAGTGTAAAGTTCAAGTATAAGGGAGAGGAGAAGGAAGTAGATATATCAAAAGTAAAGAAAGTATGGAGAGTAGGAAAGATGGTATCCTTTACCTACGACGATAACGGTAAGACGGGTAGAGGAGCAGTTAGCGAGAAAGACGCGCCAAAAGAACTACTAGACAAGTTAGAGAAGAAATAA
- a CDS encoding carboxypeptidase M32, with protein MLEDILEEYKKVWALDHALALMGWDLETYMPQEGSKYRGEATAQILTLRRNEMMKFADNVDKIDDNKLEDKEKGIVRVLRREIKYYRAVPKEIDEELARLTSDAFISWSKAKNEENFSIFKPYLEKIVELERKIAESLGYEKHPYNALLDLYEEGLTIDDTDKIFSSLLPELKYILEKILSSGYYPNHHPLEDMAYDVEVMKKVNEEIINILEMPRSKFRLDISPHPFTQRISAGDVRITTRYEGKDFRATMFSVIHESGHAMYELQIDPNLEMTPVGKGVSSGIHESQSRFWENIIGRSREFVSIVYPLLKRFLDLKYDEEEIYKYFNVVRPSLIRVDADEVTYNLHIAIRYEIEKKLIADELKVEEIPSLWNELSEKYLGIRPKNDAEGVLQDVHWSGGSFGYFPTYTIGNVVAGMIYAKFNVLEKVKERKFNEIKDYLKEKIHKYGAIYPPKVLLEKSFGDAYNPGYLIKYLKEKYLSK; from the coding sequence ATGCTTGAAGATATTCTTGAAGAATACAAAAAAGTTTGGGCTTTAGATCATGCACTAGCTTTAATGGGTTGGGATCTTGAGACTTACATGCCTCAAGAAGGTTCAAAATACAGAGGAGAAGCTACTGCACAGATCCTCACGTTAAGAAGGAACGAGATGATGAAATTTGCAGACAATGTTGATAAAATTGATGATAACAAATTGGAAGACAAAGAGAAAGGAATAGTCCGTGTGTTAAGGAGGGAAATAAAATATTACAGAGCAGTACCTAAGGAGATTGACGAAGAGTTAGCTAGATTAACTTCTGACGCTTTCATATCTTGGTCGAAAGCAAAGAATGAGGAAAATTTCTCAATATTTAAACCCTATCTAGAGAAAATCGTAGAACTAGAAAGAAAGATCGCAGAAAGTCTAGGTTACGAAAAACATCCTTATAACGCATTACTTGACCTATATGAAGAAGGATTAACTATAGACGACACTGACAAAATATTTTCTTCGTTACTCCCAGAATTGAAATACATACTGGAGAAAATTTTATCCTCTGGATATTATCCTAATCACCACCCTTTAGAGGATATGGCTTATGATGTAGAAGTAATGAAGAAAGTTAATGAAGAAATTATAAATATCCTAGAAATGCCGAGAAGTAAGTTTAGACTAGATATTTCTCCCCATCCATTTACTCAGAGGATTTCAGCAGGAGATGTTAGAATTACAACTAGGTACGAAGGAAAAGACTTTAGGGCTACAATGTTTTCAGTAATTCATGAAAGCGGACATGCTATGTATGAGTTACAAATTGACCCCAATCTTGAGATGACCCCAGTAGGTAAAGGAGTTTCCTCAGGAATTCACGAATCTCAGTCAAGGTTTTGGGAAAACATAATAGGTAGAAGTAGGGAATTCGTTAGTATTGTTTATCCCCTCTTAAAGAGATTCCTTGACTTAAAGTATGATGAGGAAGAAATTTACAAATATTTTAACGTTGTAAGACCTAGTTTAATAAGAGTTGATGCAGACGAAGTCACTTATAATCTCCATATAGCAATCAGATATGAGATAGAGAAGAAATTAATTGCCGATGAATTAAAAGTTGAAGAAATACCTTCATTATGGAACGAATTAAGCGAAAAGTATTTAGGAATAAGGCCTAAGAACGATGCAGAAGGAGTCTTACAAGACGTGCACTGGAGCGGTGGGAGTTTCGGTTACTTCCCTACTTATACGATAGGTAACGTAGTTGCAGGAATGATATATGCAAAATTCAACGTGTTAGAAAAGGTTAAGGAAAGGAAGTTTAATGAAATAAAAGACTACTTGAAAGAAAAGATCCACAAATACGGTGCAATATATCCTCCAAAAGTTCTCCTTGAAAAGTCATTTGGAGACGCATATAATCCTGGGTATTTGATAAAATATCTGAAAGAAAAGTATCTTAGCAAATGA
- a CDS encoding DUF1641 domain-containing protein, with amino-acid sequence MIKTAAVEKLTSKIDEKKAEELSKFLDYLPTINESLEKIKELKESGALDAIVNFSYAIKSLKDALNDDSVQNLGNMVSTLMLLLSTTSYHVDDVNSIIDQSSTLNYIVTRLKELKESGAFDTLVNFAYALKSLRDALTDDAITNIGSTLSLLLDFLPRAQEFLNYALNPSVLKVMKALNSEEATKLLSNPPKVTLGGIVKQMTDDDVQKGIGVLFTIAKILGKSYSEQK; translated from the coding sequence GTGATAAAAACGGCGGCAGTGGAAAAATTAACTTCAAAAATTGATGAGAAAAAGGCAGAAGAACTTTCAAAATTTTTAGATTATCTACCAACAATTAATGAATCTTTAGAAAAAATTAAAGAATTAAAGGAAAGCGGAGCACTGGACGCAATAGTAAACTTTTCCTATGCAATAAAGTCGCTAAAGGATGCACTAAATGATGATTCTGTTCAAAACTTAGGTAATATGGTATCAACATTAATGCTGCTCTTATCGACTACAAGTTATCATGTTGATGATGTAAACTCAATAATTGACCAATCTAGCACCTTAAATTATATAGTGACAAGGCTTAAGGAATTAAAGGAAAGCGGAGCTTTTGATACTCTAGTTAATTTTGCTTACGCATTAAAGAGCTTAAGGGATGCGTTAACAGATGATGCAATTACGAACATAGGCAGTACACTATCGTTACTCTTAGACTTTTTACCAAGAGCACAAGAGTTCTTAAACTACGCATTAAACCCGTCAGTATTAAAAGTAATGAAAGCACTAAACAGCGAAGAAGCTACAAAATTACTCTCTAATCCTCCTAAGGTTACTTTAGGAGGTATAGTGAAGCAAATGACCGATGATGATGTACAGAAAGGTATAGGAGTGTTATTCACAATAGCTAAAATTTTAGGAAAAAGTTATTCAGAACAAAAATAA
- a CDS encoding glycosyltransferase family 4 protein, translating into MDIIFINHRDLYHPNAGGAENVIYEIGKRLEGVTWLAEEVKGRPKVEYLNGIKIIRKGNKFTLHLYSLKEAKNHEIVIDSIAHAVPFFSYLVNKKAIALVHHVHQDVVKFELNPFLAEAVRVAERRIRNYKYIISVSNTTKQDLIKKLKVDERRITVIYNGVDHEKFKPGEKSEKPIVFWIGRMMKYKNPFDVIEVKRRVKNRNVKFVVAGGGELSAEFGEIAKKEGIYYLGKIDEKTKIDLYKKSWVILSTSFIEGWGMTIVEANSCGTPAVAYSTGSLPEIIKNDINGFIVPYKDTETIAKYIDYLTSDDNVMKELSRKSYEESLKYDWNKTTEEYKRYIERIKAY; encoded by the coding sequence GTGGACATTATCTTCATAAATCATAGAGATCTCTATCATCCTAACGCAGGGGGAGCTGAAAACGTAATCTATGAGATAGGAAAGAGACTAGAAGGAGTTACATGGTTGGCTGAGGAAGTTAAAGGAAGACCTAAAGTAGAATACCTAAATGGGATAAAAATTATCAGAAAGGGAAATAAATTTACTTTACATCTTTATTCGCTAAAGGAAGCTAAAAATCACGAAATAGTAATAGATAGTATAGCTCATGCAGTACCTTTTTTCTCCTACTTAGTAAATAAGAAGGCAATAGCCTTAGTTCACCACGTTCATCAAGATGTAGTAAAATTCGAATTAAATCCTTTTTTAGCTGAGGCTGTAAGAGTTGCAGAGAGAAGAATAAGGAATTATAAATACATAATTTCAGTTTCTAATACTACTAAACAAGACTTGATAAAGAAATTGAAGGTAGATGAAAGAAGAATAACCGTAATATACAATGGAGTGGATCATGAAAAGTTCAAGCCTGGAGAAAAGAGTGAAAAACCAATAGTTTTTTGGATTGGAAGAATGATGAAATACAAGAATCCATTTGATGTAATTGAAGTGAAAAGGAGAGTAAAAAACAGGAACGTAAAATTCGTTGTAGCCGGCGGAGGAGAGCTTTCTGCAGAGTTTGGCGAAATTGCAAAAAAGGAAGGGATATACTACTTAGGGAAAATAGATGAGAAAACAAAGATTGATCTTTACAAGAAATCTTGGGTGATACTATCTACATCTTTTATCGAAGGCTGGGGAATGACGATAGTAGAGGCAAATTCTTGCGGAACACCTGCAGTAGCCTATTCCACGGGATCATTGCCTGAAATAATAAAAAATGATATTAATGGTTTCATAGTTCCTTATAAGGATACTGAGACAATTGCTAAATACATTGATTATTTGACGAGTGACGATAATGTAATGAAAGAATTATCTAGAAAAAGTTATGAGGAATCTTTGAAATACGATTGGAATAAAACTACTGAAGAGTATAAGAGATATATTGAAAGAATTAAAGCTTACTGA
- a CDS encoding ACT domain-containing protein gives MENAVVVVVGADKPGIVAGISSKLAEENVNIVDISQTVLRGIFAMIMLVDISKSKIPLSEIRKELQQKGKELNVEVLVYHEEVFKYMERI, from the coding sequence ATGGAAAATGCTGTTGTTGTAGTTGTGGGAGCAGATAAGCCAGGCATAGTTGCGGGAATCTCTTCAAAGTTAGCTGAAGAAAATGTAAACATAGTAGATATTTCTCAGACTGTTTTAAGGGGAATATTTGCAATGATTATGCTTGTTGATATTTCTAAGAGTAAAATTCCTCTATCAGAAATTAGGAAAGAATTGCAACAGAAGGGAAAAGAGCTTAACGTGGAAGTTTTAGTTTACCATGAGGAAGTTTTTAAGTATATGGAGAGGATTTGA
- a CDS encoding DUF711 family protein, with product MKYSADEIIEVIRMLSEEDLDIRSVTLSINTLPFLSDDINRVLEKFESLNTILEKFSSTVDQVSEKFGVKIVTKRVSISPVQYFLEVTGESGGIKIGEKLEKLAENNKIDYISGYSAFADRGFTKGSLAVMNTLAEVMNSTAKLTGMINAASTFSGVNSEAVRKFVDQIFSMKPEASSRVSILSNVPPDSPFVPSAHHGIGMPDMMINVAVSGPGVIENAIRRSSPSSLDELHDVIRRSAFKISRLGELIGSAVSREMGVAFGSVDLSLAPSPKVGDSVAGIIEAMGIEKMGGHGSLSALAILMDAIKKGGSMATSHVGGLSSAFIPVSEDSIMAERALEGYVDFFTLLALSSVCNSGIDMVGVSKKQGRDKVVGLIMDVLSLGITLNKILGVRVIPVDSEPGTIIDLGGLLGKVVVMRLKGVNVERFTSLNGFIPNTIKRLETG from the coding sequence ATGAAATATTCTGCAGATGAAATAATTGAAGTTATTAGAATGTTAAGTGAGGAAGATTTAGACATAAGATCCGTGACGCTGAGTATAAATACCCTACCTTTCTTATCAGACGATATTAATAGAGTTTTAGAGAAATTTGAATCTCTTAATACAATTCTAGAAAAGTTTTCTTCTACAGTGGACCAAGTAAGTGAAAAATTTGGAGTTAAAATAGTTACAAAGAGAGTTTCAATTTCTCCTGTGCAATATTTTCTTGAAGTAACTGGCGAAAGCGGTGGAATAAAAATAGGCGAAAAACTTGAGAAACTTGCGGAAAATAACAAAATTGATTACATAAGTGGTTATTCAGCATTCGCTGACAGAGGGTTTACTAAAGGTTCGTTAGCTGTAATGAATACTTTAGCCGAAGTTATGAACTCTACAGCTAAGCTAACTGGAATGATTAATGCCGCCTCAACATTCTCTGGCGTAAATTCAGAAGCTGTAAGGAAGTTCGTTGATCAGATTTTTAGTATGAAGCCAGAAGCGTCTTCCAGAGTTTCCATACTATCAAATGTTCCTCCTGACAGCCCTTTTGTTCCTTCAGCACATCATGGTATAGGAATGCCAGATATGATGATAAACGTTGCTGTAAGTGGTCCAGGAGTAATAGAGAACGCTATAAGGAGGAGTTCTCCTTCTTCATTAGATGAGTTACACGATGTGATAAGAAGGTCTGCGTTTAAAATAAGTAGATTAGGAGAATTAATAGGTAGTGCAGTATCAAGAGAGATGGGAGTAGCTTTCGGTTCTGTAGATCTTTCTTTAGCTCCTTCTCCTAAGGTCGGAGATAGTGTAGCAGGAATAATTGAAGCTATGGGTATAGAAAAAATGGGTGGACACGGAAGCTTATCTGCCTTAGCAATTTTAATGGATGCGATAAAGAAGGGAGGATCTATGGCTACTTCTCACGTAGGAGGATTGAGCTCTGCATTTATCCCAGTAAGTGAGGATTCAATAATGGCAGAGAGAGCATTGGAAGGTTACGTAGATTTCTTTACTCTGCTTGCATTGTCTTCTGTTTGTAACAGCGGTATTGACATGGTCGGAGTAAGTAAAAAACAAGGCAGAGATAAGGTTGTAGGTCTAATTATGGATGTACTTTCTTTGGGCATAACTTTAAACAAGATTCTTGGAGTTAGAGTAATTCCAGTAGATAGTGAGCCTGGAACTATAATAGATTTAGGAGGGCTTTTAGGTAAAGTTGTTGTAATGAGGCTAAAGGGTGTAAATGTGGAAAGGTTTACTTCGCTTAATGGATTTATACCTAATACGATAAAAAGGCTGGAAACGGGTTAG
- a CDS encoding maleate cis-trans isomerase, translated as MISLILSEENPTLPNDIKLVFEDVKVFYMKYYPGHGIRKDEQDRMYKELSLIKSEVEKGDAIIYARSYGVFYRDGMSKLKKFFSRPVVISTEAIIDRLRELGAKKVYVVTPYNQRRHDYEIKWIQGFGFQVVGSIALGRTGGPAIASTPHELVINAIKVAQEASADAIYVACTILSTLPILDKLSGRLPVVTAASATVDKVKETINLRNNV; from the coding sequence ATGATATCTTTAATACTCTCGGAAGAAAACCCAACTTTACCAAACGATATTAAGCTAGTATTTGAGGACGTTAAAGTATTTTACATGAAGTATTATCCGGGTCATGGGATTAGGAAAGACGAACAAGACAGAATGTACAAGGAATTATCTTTAATAAAGAGCGAAGTTGAGAAAGGTGATGCAATAATCTACGCAAGGTCTTACGGAGTATTTTACAGAGATGGTATGAGTAAACTAAAGAAATTCTTTTCCAGGCCTGTAGTTATCTCTACAGAGGCTATAATAGATAGGCTAAGAGAATTAGGCGCAAAGAAAGTTTATGTAGTAACTCCTTATAATCAAAGGAGACATGATTATGAAATAAAGTGGATTCAAGGCTTCGGTTTTCAAGTAGTGGGATCAATTGCTTTAGGTAGAACTGGAGGTCCTGCTATAGCTTCGACTCCACACGAACTCGTTATAAATGCGATAAAAGTTGCTCAAGAGGCTTCAGCAGATGCAATTTACGTTGCTTGCACAATACTTTCAACTCTTCCTATTCTTGACAAGCTTTCCGGAAGGCTTCCCGTTGTTACCGCCGCCTCTGCTACTGTCGACAAGGTTAAAGAGACTATTAATCTCAGAAACAATGTTTAA